In Pedobacter sp. WC2423, the following are encoded in one genomic region:
- the cysS gene encoding cysteine--tRNA ligase yields MENGLQLYNTLTRKKENFEPLNGHHVGMYVCGPTVYSDVHLGNCRTFISFDLIFRYLKYMGFKVRYVRNITDAGHLEGDRDEGDDKFAKRAKLEQLEPMEIVQKYTLGFHDVLRMFNTLPPSIEPTATGHIIEQIEMIKDIIANGYAYETNGTVYFDVEKYSQTYNYTVLTNRNLDDMMANTRELGGQDEKRGRLDFALWIKAKPETLMRWQSPWGVGFPGWHIECSAMSAKYLGEEFDIHGGGMDLAATHHTNEIAQSEACYHKHPAKYWMHTNMLTVNGARMSKTAGNGFMPLQLFSGDHPLLSKGYSPMTVKFFMLQAHYRSTLDFSNDALDASEKGFRRLMNSLSLLEKLTPAATGDFEIEPIRLNCVKAMNDDFNSPVVIAELFEAARIINTVYDGKGSISAAELDKLKQLMQDFVYDIFGLKDEESSNTELNDVLDMVIDIRKSAKENKDYATSDKIRIGLQDIGIQLKDSKEGTTWNKL; encoded by the coding sequence ATGGAGAACGGTTTACAGCTATACAATACCCTTACGCGCAAAAAAGAGAATTTTGAACCCTTAAACGGCCATCATGTTGGAATGTACGTTTGCGGGCCTACTGTTTACAGTGATGTGCATCTGGGTAACTGCCGTACTTTCATTTCTTTTGATTTAATCTTCAGATATCTGAAGTATATGGGTTTTAAAGTTCGTTATGTTCGTAATATAACGGATGCCGGCCACCTGGAAGGTGACCGTGATGAGGGTGATGATAAGTTTGCGAAAAGAGCAAAGCTGGAGCAGCTGGAGCCGATGGAGATTGTGCAGAAATATACATTGGGTTTTCATGATGTATTGCGCATGTTCAATACGCTTCCGCCAAGTATTGAGCCAACTGCCACCGGGCATATTATTGAACAGATTGAGATGATCAAAGATATCATTGCCAATGGTTATGCTTATGAAACTAATGGAACAGTATATTTTGATGTAGAAAAATATAGCCAGACTTATAATTATACGGTATTAACTAATCGTAATCTGGATGATATGATGGCTAATACAAGAGAATTGGGCGGGCAGGATGAGAAACGCGGCAGACTTGATTTTGCTTTATGGATTAAGGCTAAGCCTGAAACATTGATGCGCTGGCAGTCTCCATGGGGTGTTGGTTTTCCAGGCTGGCATATTGAGTGCTCTGCTATGAGTGCGAAATACCTGGGTGAGGAATTTGATATTCATGGTGGTGGTATGGACCTGGCGGCTACGCACCATACCAATGAAATTGCACAGTCTGAGGCTTGTTATCATAAACATCCTGCAAAGTACTGGATGCATACGAATATGTTAACGGTTAATGGCGCCAGAATGTCTAAAACTGCTGGTAATGGTTTTATGCCGTTACAGTTGTTTTCTGGTGATCATCCTTTGTTATCAAAAGGATACAGCCCGATGACGGTTAAGTTTTTTATGCTGCAGGCACATTACCGCAGTACGCTGGATTTCTCAAATGATGCATTGGATGCGTCAGAAAAAGGATTCAGAAGGCTGATGAATTCTCTAAGTTTACTGGAAAAGCTGACACCAGCTGCAACTGGAGATTTTGAGATCGAACCGATCAGATTGAATTGTGTAAAGGCAATGAATGATGATTTTAATAGTCCTGTAGTTATTGCAGAGTTGTTTGAGGCGGCAAGAATTATCAATACGGTTTATGATGGTAAGGGTAGTATTTCTGCCGCTGAACTGGATAAACTGAAACAGCTGATGCAGGATTTTGTATATGATATCTTCGGTTTAAAAGATGAGGAAAGTTCAAATACAGAATTAAATGATGTACTGGATATGGTTATTGATATCAGAAAGAGCGCAAAAGAGAACAAGGACTATGCTACTTCTGATAAGATACGTATTGGTCTTCAGGATATCGGTATCCAATTAAAGGATAGCAAAGAGGGCACTACCTGGAATAAATTATAA
- a CDS encoding nuclear transport factor 2 family protein, translated as MINKIICTLLAATFTLGASAQRTDGTTKSLVKAEEEFAATAAKDGVKSAFNAYSAKGALVFRPNPVDAKTFYANQPDDKNLSWAPAYAKVSRSGDWGFTSGGYTLDGETKAYGEYLSVWKAINGKWELVLDLGAEHHKPLQPVATHFVEPKDYFKPKFAGPKQLAAGKDIILTTEKTLNMTLKSYGVAAYGGFLNPDARVIFPGYEPVIGKDKIIAFYNSMIDKMSLKTVGADKAAGGDLAYTYGVATIDYRTDLRESFNYVFIYERQPDFNWNLIQQIYVPAER; from the coding sequence ATGATCAATAAAATAATCTGCACCCTATTGGCTGCAACTTTTACCTTAGGTGCATCTGCTCAGCGTACTGATGGAACTACTAAATCATTAGTAAAGGCGGAAGAGGAATTCGCAGCCACTGCTGCAAAAGATGGGGTTAAGTCTGCGTTCAATGCTTACAGTGCAAAAGGTGCTTTGGTATTCAGACCTAATCCGGTAGATGCAAAAACATTCTATGCGAACCAGCCTGATGATAAAAATCTAAGCTGGGCGCCTGCTTATGCAAAGGTTTCGCGCAGTGGGGACTGGGGTTTTACTTCTGGCGGTTACACGCTGGATGGAGAAACTAAAGCTTATGGTGAATATCTTTCGGTATGGAAAGCAATCAATGGCAAATGGGAACTGGTTCTTGATTTAGGCGCGGAGCATCATAAGCCTTTACAGCCGGTTGCAACTCATTTTGTAGAGCCTAAGGATTACTTCAAACCAAAATTTGCCGGGCCGAAACAATTAGCTGCCGGGAAAGATATAATTCTGACAACTGAAAAGACGTTGAACATGACTTTAAAATCTTATGGGGTTGCTGCTTATGGTGGTTTCCTGAATCCTGATGCAAGAGTTATTTTCCCGGGATATGAGCCTGTAATTGGAAAAGATAAGATCATCGCTTTTTATAATAGCATGATTGATAAAATGAGCTTAAAAACTGTAGGTGCTGATAAGGCAGCGGGCGGAGATTTAGCTTATACTTACGGTGTAGCAACGATTGATTACAGAACAGATTTAAGAGAGAGTTTTAATTATGTGTTCATTTATGAGCGTCAGCCTGATTTTAACTGGAATCTGATTCAGCAGATTTACGTTCCTGCGGAACGCTAA
- a CDS encoding glycerophosphodiester phosphodiesterase family protein, translating to MMKKYLLFGVAILCCIQGYSQTFDKQGQRGARGLMPENTIGGMLRALDLGVTTLGMNVVISKDKQVVLSHEPYFNNEISLTPDGKEIPLKDEKKFNMYEMDYDQIRKYDVGSKFHKRYPGQQKYKAYKPLLSEVIDSVEAYVKLHKLPKPNYAIEIKTIRKGDLEFHPEPAEFSQLVMDVVVKKKMVKRAIIQAFDIRCLQYVHEQYPKVRTALMIDEKEDFENNIKDLGFNPTFYSPYAVLVGKGLVDRCHEAGIKVVPWTVNSLKDMEYMVGLGVDGIITDYPNLFRRLELPVK from the coding sequence ATGATGAAAAAATACTTACTATTTGGAGTTGCTATATTATGTTGTATACAGGGGTATAGTCAGACTTTTGATAAGCAGGGGCAAAGGGGAGCACGGGGCCTGATGCCTGAAAATACTATTGGTGGTATGCTGCGGGCGCTGGATTTAGGGGTTACAACCCTGGGAATGAATGTTGTGATTTCAAAGGATAAGCAGGTAGTGCTTTCTCATGAGCCTTATTTTAACAATGAGATCAGCCTTACACCTGATGGAAAGGAGATTCCGCTGAAGGACGAGAAGAAGTTCAATATGTATGAAATGGATTATGATCAGATTCGTAAGTATGATGTAGGGAGCAAGTTTCATAAGCGTTATCCTGGTCAGCAGAAGTATAAGGCTTATAAGCCGTTGTTAAGTGAAGTGATCGATTCTGTAGAGGCTTATGTAAAGTTGCATAAGTTGCCTAAGCCCAATTATGCGATAGAGATCAAAACTATCCGTAAGGGTGATCTGGAGTTCCATCCTGAACCTGCAGAGTTTTCTCAGTTGGTGATGGATGTGGTAGTGAAGAAAAAAATGGTTAAAAGGGCAATTATACAGGCTTTTGATATCAGATGTCTGCAGTATGTGCATGAGCAGTATCCAAAGGTGAGAACTGCATTGATGATTGATGAGAAGGAGGATTTTGAGAATAATATCAAGGATCTGGGGTTTAATCCGACTTTTTATAGTCCGTATGCAGTGCTGGTTGGAAAAGGGTTAGTGGATCGGTGCCATGAGGCGGGGATAAAGGTTGTACCGTGGACGGTGAATAGTTTGAAGGATATGGAGTATATGGTGGGGTTGGGGGTTGATGGTATCATCACTGATTATCCCAATTTATTCCGGCGATTGGAATTGCCTGTCAAGTAG
- a CDS encoding AAA family ATPase — MQYTNDKAAVDALHQFYKDIKNEIGKVVIGQDEAVKSVLISILSNGHCLLVGVPGLAKTLLVQTVADVLDLNFNRIQFTPDLMPGDIIGSEILGEDRNFKFIKGPVFSNIVLADEINRTPPKTQAALLEAMQEKSVTAAGHKHILPKPFFVLATQNPIEQEGTYPLPEAQLDRFMFNVLLTYPTFQEELTIVKNSTGNNPVTLKKLINAEQIQYFQQLIRTIPVTDNVLEYAVKLTGKTRPGNPLATPEINQYVNWGAGPRASQFLILGAKCHAAISGKYSPDIEDVQAVAEAILRHRIVRNYRAEAEGLSVEKIIQNLL; from the coding sequence ATGCAGTACACTAACGACAAAGCGGCAGTTGATGCCCTTCACCAATTCTACAAGGATATAAAGAATGAAATTGGTAAAGTCGTTATTGGACAGGATGAAGCTGTTAAATCGGTACTCATCTCTATCCTGAGCAATGGACATTGCTTATTGGTAGGTGTTCCGGGGCTCGCAAAGACACTACTGGTGCAAACCGTGGCAGATGTGCTTGACCTTAACTTTAACAGAATACAATTTACCCCCGATCTGATGCCAGGGGATATCATTGGCTCAGAAATCTTAGGAGAAGACAGGAACTTTAAGTTCATTAAAGGCCCTGTCTTCTCTAATATTGTTCTTGCTGACGAAATCAACAGAACCCCTCCAAAAACCCAGGCTGCCCTTTTGGAAGCCATGCAGGAGAAATCCGTTACCGCAGCAGGCCACAAGCACATTTTACCCAAACCCTTTTTCGTTCTTGCTACCCAGAACCCTATCGAACAAGAAGGTACCTATCCGCTTCCCGAAGCTCAGCTTGACCGTTTCATGTTCAATGTGCTGCTTACTTATCCAACCTTCCAGGAAGAACTTACTATCGTTAAAAACTCTACCGGCAACAACCCCGTTACCCTTAAAAAACTAATTAACGCTGAGCAGATTCAATACTTCCAGCAATTGATCCGTACCATTCCCGTAACTGACAACGTATTGGAATATGCAGTAAAACTAACCGGAAAAACCCGTCCCGGAAATCCATTGGCGACCCCTGAAATTAACCAGTACGTGAACTGGGGAGCAGGCCCGAGAGCCTCTCAATTTCTTATCCTCGGTGCCAAATGCCACGCTGCCATCTCCGGAAAATACTCACCAGACATCGAAGACGTACAAGCCGTTGCAGAAGCCATTCTTCGCCACCGTATCGTAAGAAACTACCGTGCCGAAGCAGAGGGTCTGTCCGTAGAGAAAATCATTCAGAACCTGCTATAA
- a CDS encoding peptidylprolyl isomerase, producing MKKILLIASGLLFLFLNVQSQTKSVDKVIAVLGSDVILLSELNQQYVMYLNSGNPVDEKVKCYILQQMLVQHLLKQQANIDSVMVDDKQVDDELDKRMRYQIQRAGGQDKLEEFLNRSVLQYKDELRPDVKDQLQANKMQGTITEKVSITPVEVRKYYDSYKKDSLPDIPAEYEVGEIVINPELTKSEKQRFFDKLDAIRLRVKSGEDFGFLAKTYSEDPGSAPEGGDLGFFDRTMMAKEFTAYAFKLKPGEISPVFETDFGFHVLQVVERRGEQVHARHILIRPQTTPQSLDRAKLHADSVYNNVIANKLSFSAAASLYSSNKESKYNGGMLLFADNVTARTTFIPADKLDPKVFLVVDTMKVGEISRPVPFTAADGKEGYKIILLKSKIAPHKGNLEQDYAKFKEKAQQQKMDRVMSEWFEKRRKSTYIRIDPDYSTCDELKIWTKPLPAETK from the coding sequence ATGAAGAAAATTTTATTGATAGCAAGCGGATTACTCTTCTTGTTTTTAAACGTACAATCCCAGACAAAAAGCGTAGATAAGGTGATTGCGGTATTGGGAAGCGATGTGATCCTGTTGTCGGAATTGAACCAGCAATACGTAATGTACCTGAATTCAGGTAATCCTGTGGATGAGAAAGTAAAGTGTTACATCCTTCAACAAATGCTGGTTCAACATTTATTAAAACAACAAGCCAATATTGACTCCGTGATGGTGGACGATAAGCAGGTGGATGATGAGCTGGATAAAAGAATGCGTTATCAGATTCAGCGTGCAGGCGGCCAGGATAAACTGGAAGAATTCCTGAACCGTTCTGTATTACAATATAAAGATGAGCTGAGACCTGATGTTAAAGATCAGCTTCAGGCGAATAAAATGCAGGGAACGATCACTGAGAAAGTGAGTATTACTCCTGTAGAAGTAAGAAAATACTATGATTCTTACAAAAAAGACAGCTTACCGGATATCCCTGCTGAATATGAAGTTGGAGAGATTGTGATTAACCCGGAACTGACAAAATCAGAAAAACAACGTTTCTTTGATAAACTTGATGCGATCAGACTACGTGTTAAAAGCGGAGAAGACTTCGGATTTTTAGCGAAGACTTACTCAGAAGATCCGGGTTCAGCACCAGAAGGTGGTGATTTAGGATTCTTTGACCGTACCATGATGGCTAAAGAATTTACAGCATACGCCTTTAAACTAAAACCAGGAGAAATTTCACCAGTATTTGAAACAGACTTCGGATTTCACGTTTTACAGGTTGTAGAAAGAAGAGGAGAGCAGGTTCACGCCCGTCACATCCTGATTCGTCCGCAAACTACCCCACAGAGTTTAGACCGTGCAAAACTACATGCTGACAGTGTTTACAACAATGTAATTGCTAATAAACTGAGTTTCTCAGCAGCAGCATCTCTTTACTCTTCAAACAAAGAATCTAAATATAACGGAGGTATGCTTTTATTTGCAGATAACGTTACAGCCAGAACAACGTTCATTCCTGCTGACAAATTAGATCCAAAAGTATTCCTTGTGGTGGACACGATGAAAGTTGGTGAAATCTCAAGACCAGTACCATTTACAGCAGCTGACGGAAAAGAAGGCTATAAAATTATCCTTTTAAAATCTAAGATTGCACCACACAAAGGTAACCTCGAACAAGATTACGCTAAGTTCAAAGAAAAGGCTCAGCAACAAAAAATGGATCGCGTAATGAGTGAATGGTTTGAAAAAAGAAGAAAAAGCACTTATATTAGAATCGATCCTGATTACTCTACCTGTGATGAGTTGAAAATCTGGACTAAACCATTACCAGCAGAAACAAAATAA
- the rdgB gene encoding RdgB/HAM1 family non-canonical purine NTP pyrophosphatase → MRQLVFATNNLNKTKEIRSLLAGQYEILNLQDIGCTTDIPETADSFAGNAGLKSRFVVENYQLDCFADDSGLEVEALNNEPGIYSARYAGERGDAANLDLVLQKMEGQHNRAARFITVISLIQNGKEFLFEGTIQGTLRESRTGENGFGYDPVFQPDGYQLAFAEMDMAEKNKISHRAIAMRKLIAFLKEQAV, encoded by the coding sequence ATCAGACAATTAGTCTTTGCCACCAACAATCTAAATAAAACAAAAGAAATCCGCTCTTTATTAGCGGGCCAGTATGAAATTCTGAATCTGCAGGATATTGGCTGTACAACTGATATTCCGGAAACAGCAGATAGCTTTGCTGGCAATGCTGGTTTAAAGAGCCGGTTTGTCGTTGAAAATTATCAGCTGGATTGTTTTGCTGACGATAGCGGTCTGGAAGTAGAAGCGTTAAATAATGAACCTGGGATCTACTCTGCCCGTTATGCTGGTGAAAGAGGTGATGCTGCAAATCTTGATTTGGTTTTACAGAAGATGGAGGGACAACACAACCGTGCTGCACGTTTTATCACGGTAATCTCTTTAATTCAAAATGGTAAAGAGTTTCTGTTTGAAGGCACAATTCAGGGGACACTCCGGGAGAGCCGCACAGGTGAAAATGGCTTCGGTTATGATCCTGTTTTTCAGCCAGACGGATACCAGTTGGCTTTTGCTGAAATGGATATGGCAGAGAAGAATAAAATCAGTCACCGCGCAATCGCGATGCGCAAGCTTATTGCTTTTTTAAAAGAACAGGCTGTTTAG
- a CDS encoding OstA-like protein, which yields MNSIYSNLTFRIAGILLFFFFPLSLSAQQNAMQTAQQKTKIILQSSERSKIITKTDITYLRKPVFKQDNAILTCDSAVFYTSKNYFEAFNNVHINQADTINIYSDFLTYDGNAKLAHLTSNVRLLDRTSVLTTNVLDYAMAPKVGTYVSGGKIVNKDATITSKNGYYFANSRDAYFRYNVLVVTEQSTIKSDTLRYNTLTNWAYFYGPTNIREKDGGNLYTENGAYNTKTTYAYFGKNNLYTSGSKSLKGDSLYYDGRAGYGKAVRNIVFKDTIDKMLMHGQLGYYYKKDQRTVVTKNAYAGMGTSDSIMVKEVKRPDSLWLGADTLETQMVLQKTLKLIKGPVIKKDNELGEESREGSKVGSKKAKPGDPKKPGVPVADNGKTPKAQPLKLILTAKDSVKRDSMLKAKVPIQKIDSIFRKAAELKATDTLQKKAAIAKIDAVIKKGIPVLSKETLKADSLKAGLKADPAVKKVSSVKSATAVKKTKDSLPFNPADTVLTRSIKAYHHVNVFKSNMQAKADSLFYTSADSTLRWYKNPIIWSQNSQQTGDTIYLQLRNKKINSVQIINNAFAVNVDPVDSAKFNQIKGKMITGFFKDGTLNSMYVDGNAESVYFTKTDDGKKYDKMNQTISSRIKVNFRKNEISDVVPIKDVEGATTPVADIKQDVILTGFIWKPELRPRSKRDITNPKIVAKVKAGPKPAVKAGAKAGAKPGAKTPEKPASKSLKDTAIDALKDQLPGGAGDLIRKAVKDVDPQILKKTADSLKKTINPLEVIQKAPSKVADTVQKIVPQLLKKADSLSKQPVLLKKQ from the coding sequence ATGAACTCCATATACAGTAATCTAACCTTCAGGATTGCAGGTATCCTGCTGTTTTTCTTTTTCCCTTTGTCACTTTCGGCACAGCAGAATGCGATGCAGACGGCACAGCAGAAAACGAAAATCATCCTTCAAAGTTCAGAAAGAAGTAAGATTATTACCAAAACAGATATTACCTATTTAAGAAAACCAGTATTTAAACAGGACAACGCAATTCTTACCTGCGACAGTGCAGTTTTTTATACGTCCAAGAATTACTTCGAAGCATTCAACAACGTACACATCAATCAGGCAGATACGATCAACATTTATTCCGATTTCCTGACTTATGATGGGAATGCAAAACTTGCTCACTTAACGAGTAATGTCCGTTTACTGGACAGAACTTCTGTATTAACAACCAATGTGCTGGATTATGCCATGGCTCCTAAAGTGGGTACTTATGTGAGCGGCGGTAAAATTGTCAATAAGGATGCGACAATTACCAGTAAAAACGGTTACTATTTTGCCAATAGCAGGGATGCTTATTTTCGTTACAATGTGCTGGTTGTGACCGAACAAAGTACGATCAAATCAGATACACTCAGGTATAACACCCTAACCAACTGGGCTTATTTTTATGGCCCCACCAATATCAGAGAGAAAGATGGCGGCAATCTTTATACAGAAAACGGTGCATATAATACAAAAACAACTTATGCTTATTTTGGGAAAAACAACCTGTATACTTCTGGCAGTAAATCACTCAAAGGAGACAGCTTATATTACGACGGACGTGCTGGTTATGGCAAAGCAGTAAGAAATATTGTATTTAAAGATACGATTGATAAAATGCTGATGCATGGTCAGCTGGGCTATTATTATAAAAAGGATCAGCGGACAGTGGTTACTAAAAATGCCTATGCGGGTATGGGAACAAGCGATTCCATCATGGTTAAAGAAGTAAAGCGCCCGGATAGTTTGTGGCTGGGGGCTGATACATTGGAAACACAAATGGTTCTGCAGAAAACTTTAAAGCTGATCAAAGGCCCTGTGATCAAAAAAGATAATGAGTTAGGGGAAGAAAGCAGAGAAGGAAGTAAAGTAGGCAGTAAAAAAGCTAAACCCGGAGATCCCAAAAAGCCGGGTGTTCCTGTGGCTGATAATGGTAAAACCCCTAAAGCACAGCCTTTAAAACTTATTTTAACTGCAAAGGATAGTGTAAAAAGAGATAGTATGCTGAAGGCTAAAGTCCCCATTCAGAAAATTGATTCTATCTTCAGAAAAGCAGCAGAACTGAAAGCAACGGATACCCTGCAGAAAAAGGCAGCGATTGCAAAAATTGATGCAGTAATTAAAAAGGGTATTCCGGTTTTAAGTAAGGAAACGTTAAAAGCAGATAGTTTAAAAGCAGGTTTAAAAGCAGATCCGGCTGTAAAAAAGGTTTCTTCTGTGAAGTCTGCCACAGCCGTTAAAAAAACTAAAGATAGTTTGCCGTTTAACCCGGCAGATACTGTTCTTACACGAAGTATCAAAGCCTATCACCATGTGAATGTTTTCAAGTCCAATATGCAGGCTAAAGCAGACTCTCTGTTTTATACCAGTGCGGATTCAACTTTACGCTGGTACAAAAATCCGATTATCTGGTCGCAAAACTCTCAGCAGACCGGGGATACGATCTATCTGCAACTGAGAAATAAAAAGATAAACTCAGTTCAGATAATCAATAACGCATTTGCAGTGAATGTTGATCCGGTAGATTCTGCGAAATTCAACCAGATCAAAGGCAAAATGATCACTGGCTTCTTTAAAGATGGCACGCTAAACAGCATGTACGTGGATGGTAACGCAGAAAGCGTTTATTTCACAAAAACTGACGATGGCAAGAAATATGATAAAATGAACCAGACGATCAGCAGCAGGATCAAAGTTAATTTCAGGAAAAATGAAATCTCGGATGTTGTCCCGATTAAAGATGTAGAAGGCGCAACTACCCCCGTTGCTGACATTAAACAGGATGTAATTTTAACAGGATTTATCTGGAAACCCGAATTAAGGCCACGTTCAAAAAGAGATATTACCAATCCAAAAATAGTTGCCAAAGTAAAAGCAGGACCTAAACCAGCAGTCAAAGCAGGAGCTAAAGCAGGCGCGAAACCTGGGGCAAAAACACCGGAAAAACCAGCTTCAAAAAGTTTAAAGGATACAGCTATTGATGCACTTAAAGATCAGCTGCCTGGCGGGGCTGGTGATCTCATCAGAAAGGCAGTTAAAGATGTTGATCCTCAAATCCTGAAAAAGACAGCAGATTCACTAAAAAAGACGATTAATCCCTTAGAAGTTATACAGAAGGCACCATCAAAAGTTGCAGATACCGTTCAGAAAATAGTTCCTCAGTTACTGAAAAAAGCAGACTCTCTGTCTAAACAGCCTGTTCTTTTAAAAAAGCAATAA
- the tilS gene encoding tRNA lysidine(34) synthetase TilS — protein MLLLHNFLDYIRLNSLFNPDQRILLAVSGGKDSVLMAHLFKQGGFKFGIAHCNFGLRAQESQRDERFVSTMASQLEVPLYVTHFATKAYAAEHKISTQMAARDLRYRWFEELRTQENYSYIAVAHHQDDAIETVLLNLVRGTGIAGLHGILPKRDALIRPLLFLSRVAIDEAIQRKGYDFVEDSSNSSSAYARNKLRLGVIPLLKEINPNLEHTFEHNILRFAETEMVLQQTVAQLRTTLFEERKDGIFLSLEKIRALNPKRLLLFELLKVYGFTETVVEDLLGSLNKQSGTSFYSESYRLTLNREHLMLTVITAEEVYTNKMIHPSDTAIAFGNQVIEISYTELISFDHNPQKAFIDADRLIFPIVIRTWQEGDRFMPIGMRNYKKLSNFFIDQKIPLPQKNSIPILINGNGDVVWVAGLRQDNRYKVTATTKKVAIFEQKLN, from the coding sequence ATGTTACTGTTGCACAATTTCCTGGATTATATCCGCCTGAATTCTTTATTCAACCCAGACCAGCGAATTCTTTTAGCGGTTAGCGGAGGAAAAGATTCTGTGCTCATGGCTCACCTTTTTAAGCAAGGTGGATTTAAATTTGGAATTGCACATTGTAATTTTGGGCTAAGAGCACAGGAGTCACAAAGAGACGAGCGTTTTGTAAGTACAATGGCTTCCCAGCTTGAAGTACCCTTGTATGTGACGCATTTCGCCACTAAAGCGTATGCTGCTGAACATAAAATATCAACCCAGATGGCCGCCAGAGATTTGAGGTACCGCTGGTTTGAAGAATTAAGAACACAGGAAAATTATAGCTATATCGCTGTTGCACATCATCAGGATGATGCCATAGAAACGGTCTTGCTAAATTTAGTCAGAGGGACTGGTATTGCTGGTTTACATGGTATTTTACCTAAAAGGGATGCGCTGATCAGACCATTGTTATTTTTATCCCGCGTAGCTATCGATGAGGCCATTCAGCGTAAAGGTTATGATTTTGTAGAAGACAGTTCCAATTCAAGTTCTGCTTATGCCAGAAATAAACTAAGGCTGGGGGTTATCCCGCTGCTTAAGGAGATCAATCCCAATCTGGAACACACCTTTGAACATAATATTCTCCGTTTCGCAGAGACGGAGATGGTTTTGCAGCAAACAGTTGCTCAGCTTAGAACAACGCTCTTTGAGGAAAGAAAAGATGGTATTTTCCTTTCACTGGAGAAAATCAGGGCGTTGAATCCTAAAAGGCTTCTTTTGTTTGAGCTGTTAAAGGTTTATGGTTTTACTGAAACAGTGGTTGAAGACTTGCTTGGCTCTTTAAACAAGCAAAGCGGAACTTCGTTTTATAGTGAAAGTTACCGGCTCACCCTCAACCGGGAACACCTGATGCTGACAGTCATCACAGCAGAAGAGGTTTATACAAACAAAATGATACATCCTTCGGATACGGCAATAGCTTTCGGTAATCAGGTTATTGAAATCTCTTATACTGAGTTGATATCCTTTGATCATAATCCGCAGAAAGCATTTATAGATGCAGACCGGCTGATCTTTCCGATCGTGATCAGAACATGGCAGGAGGGGGATCGTTTTATGCCGATCGGGATGAGAAATTATAAAAAGCTGAGTAATTTCTTTATTGATCAGAAAATACCTCTGCCCCAAAAAAATAGTATTCCAATCCTCATTAATGGGAATGGCGATGTGGTCTGGGTGGCAGGTCTGCGTCAGGACAATAGATATAAAGTAACTGCTACAACAAAAAAAGTCGCTATATTCGAACAGAAATTAAATTAA